A stretch of DNA from Streptomyces gobiensis:
TCCGTGCTTACGGTTTCGCCGCTGGCGCAGCCCGCTGTGAGCGCGGCCGCCGCTATCAGTCCGAGTGCCGCCATCCGCCGTCGCATCGTGGTGCCTCCTTGTGGGGGGGTGCCGGTGTGACGCGGTGGCCATGATTCCGGTTCCGGCAGCAGAAAACCGCGGTGTCCGCCCTCGGTCGGGGGTGAGGGCGGACACCGCGGCGGTGTCCGTACGTCGTTGTACGGGACAGTCAGGGCCGGATCAGAGCCGGGTCACACCGCGAGCGCGCGGTCCGTCGGCTTGACCGGCGCGTGCAGCGTGCTGGCACCGGTGAGGTAGCGGTCGACACCGCGGGCGGCGGAGCGGCCCTCGGCGATCGCCCAGACGATCAGGGACTGGCCGCGGCCCGCGTCACCGGCGACAAAGACGCCGTCGACGTTGGTGGCGTACTCCGCGTCCCGTGCGACGTTGCCGCGGGCGTCGAGCTCCAGGCCGAACTGTTCGACCAGCCCGTTGTCCTGGTCGATGCCGGTGAAGCCCATGGCCAGCGTGACGAGCTGGGCCGGGATCTTCCGCTCGGTGCCCGGCTTCTGCTCCAGCTTGCCGTCGACGAACTCGACCTCGACCATGTGCAGCCACTGGACGTTGCCGACTGCCTCTCCCTCTTCAGGGGCGGAGCCCTCGAAGTGGGTGGTGGAGACGGAGTAGACCCGCTCACCACCCTCCTCGTGCGCGGAGGTGACCTTGTAGAGCATCGGGAACGTCGGCCACGGCTGGTGCGGGGCGCGCTCCTCCCCCGGCTTGGGCATGATCTCCAGCTGGGTGACGGAGGCCGCACCCTGCCGGTGGGCGGTTCCGACGCAGTCGGCGCCGGTGTCACCGCCGCCGATGACGACGACATGCTTGCCCTCGGCCGAGACCGGGGAGGTGATGTAGTCGCCCTCCTGGACCTTGTTGGCCAGCGGCAGATACTCCATCGCCTGGTAGACGCCCTTGAGCTCACGCCCGGGTACGGGCAGGTCGCGTGCGGTGGTGGAGCCAGCGGCGATCACGACGGCGTCGTAGCGCTTACGCAGATCCGCCGCGTTCACATCCCGGCCGATCTCGATGCCGGTACGGAACTTGGTGCCTTCCGCACGCATCTGCTCGATACGGCGGTTGATGTGCCGCTTCTCCATCTTGAACTCGGGGATGCCGTAGCGGAGAAGGCCTCCGATGCGGTCCGCGCGCTCGTAGACCGCCACGGTGTGGCCCGCGCGGGTGAGCTGCTGGGCGGCGGCCAGCCCGGCCGGTCCGGAGCCGATGACGGCCACGGTCTTGCCGGACAGCCGCTCCGGGGGCTGCGGGGTGACATCCCCGCTGTCCCACGCCTTGTCGATGATGGTGACCTCGACGTTCTTGATGGTCACCGCGGGCTGGTTGATGCCCAGCACACACGCGGATTCACAGGGAGCCGGGCACAGCCGCCCGGTGAACTCCGGGAAGTTGTTGGTCGCGTGCAGCCGCTCGCTGGCGGCCTCCCAGTCCTCCCGGTAGGCGTAGTCGTTCCACTCGGGGATGAGGTTCCCCAGCGGGCAGCCGTTGTGGCAGAACGGGATACCGCAGTCCATGCAGCGCCCGGCCTGCTTGCTGATGATCGGCAGCAGCGAGCCGGGGACGTAGACCTCGTTCCAGTCCTTGACCCGCTCTTCGACCGGCCGGGTCTTGGCGACCTCACGGTCGGTGGTCAGGAAGCCCTTGGGGTCAGCCATTGATCGCCGCCTCCATCATCTTCTCGTGGGTCTCGGACTCGGTGAGTCCCGCTCGCTCGGCGGCGTCCTTGGCGGCGAGCACGGCCTTGAAGGTGGGCGGCAGGACCTTCTTGAAGCGGGTCACTACCGTGTCCCAGTCGGCGAGGAGCGCACCGGCGACGGTGGAGCCGGTCTCCTCCTGGTGGCGGCGCACGACATCGTGCAGCCACCGCTGGTCGTCGGCGTCCAGCGGCTCGACGGCGGACACCAGATCGCGGTTGACGTTGTCGGCGTCCAGATCGATGACGTAGGCGACGCCGCCGGACATGCCGGCCGCGAAATTACGGCCGGTCTCGCCCAGGACGACGGCCTTGCCGCCGGTCATGTACTCACAGCCGTGGTCTCCCACGCCCTCGGAGACCACGGTCGCGCCGGAGTTACGGACACAGAACCGCTCGCCGACCCGGCCGCGCAGGAACATCTCGCCGCCGGTCGCGCCGTAGGCGAGGGTGTTGCCCGCGATGGTCGAGTACTCGGCGAGGTGGTCGGCGCCCCGGTCCGGGCGGACGATGACCCGGCCGCCGGACAGGCCCTTGCCGACGTAGTCGTTCGCGTCGCCCTCCAGCCGCAGCGTGACACCGCGGGGAATGAAGGCGCCGAAGGACTGTCCGGCCGAGCCGGTGAAGGTGATGTCGATGGTGTCGTCGGGCAGGCCCGCACCACCGAACTTCTTGGTCACCTCATGGCCGAGCATGGTGCCGACGGTCCGGTTGATGTTGCGGATCGCGATCTGGGCCCGTACCGGCTGGGCGTCCTCCACCCGGTCGGCGGCGAGCGCGTCGGCGGCGAGCTTGATGAGCTGGTTGTCCAGCGCCTTCTCCAGACCGTGGTCCTGCTCGGTGATCTGGTACCGGACGGCACCCTCGGGCAGCTCGGGCACATGCAGCAGCGGCGCCAGGTCCAGGCCCTGGGCCTTCCAGTGGTCCACGGCGCGGCTGGTGTCCAGCAGCTCGGCGTGGCCGATGGCCTCGTCCAGGGTGCGGAAGCCCAGCTCGGCGAGGAGCTCACGGACCTCCTCGGCGATGAACTCGAAGAAGTTCACCACGAACTCGGCCTTGCCGTTGTAGCGCTCACGCAGCACCGGGTTCTGGGTGGCGATGCCAACCGGGCAGGTGTCCAGGTGGCACACCCGCATCATGACGCAGCCGGAGACCACCAGGGGCGCGGTGGCGAAGCCGAACTCCTCGGCGCCCAGCAGCGCGGCGATGAGCACATCGCGGCCGGTCTTCAGCTGGCCGTCGGTCTGTACGACGATCCGGTCCCGCAGCCCGTTGAGCAGCAGCGTCTGCTGGGTCTCGGCCAGGCCGAGCTCCCAGGGTCCGCCCGCGTGCTTGAGCGAGGTCAGCGGTGAGGCACCGGTACCGCCGTCGTGGCCGGAGATCAGCACCACGTCGGCGTGTGCCTTGGAGACACCGGCGGCGACGGTGCCGACGCCGACCTCGGAGACCAGCTTGACGTGAATACGCGCCTGGGGGTTGGCGTTCTTCAGGTCGTGGATCAGCTGGGCCAGGTCCTCGATCGAGTAGATGTCGTGGTGCGGCGGCGGCGAGATCAGCCCCACTCCGGGTGTGGAGTGCCGGGTCTTGGCCACCCAGGGGTAGACCTTGTGACCGGGCAGCTGGCCGCCCTCGCCGGGCTTGGCGCCCTGCGCCATCTTGATCTGGATGTCGTCGGAGTTGACCAGGTACTCGCTGGTCACACCGAAGCGCCCGGAGGCGACCTGCTTGATGGACGAGCGGCGGGCCGGGTCGTAGAGCCGCTCGGGGTCCTCGCCGCCCTCACCGGTGTTGGACTTCCCGCCCAGCTGGTTCATGGCGATGGCGAGGGTCTCGTGCGCCTCCTTGGAGATGGAGCCGTAGGACATGGCACCGGTGGAGAAGCGCTTGACGATCTCGGAGACCGGCTCGACCTCATCGATGGAGATCGGCTCGCGCTCGCCCTCCTTGAACTGGAACAGGCCACGCAGCGTCATCAGCCGCTCGGACTGCTCGTCCACCCGCTGGGTGTACTGCTTGAAGATGTCGTAGCGGCGGGAGCGGGTGGAGTGCTGCAGCCGGAAGACCGTGTCCGGGTCGAACAGGTGAGGCTCGCCCTCGCGGCGCCACTGGTACTCGCCGCCGATGTCCAGGTCACGGTGGGCCGAGGCGATACCGGAGACCGGGTAGGCCTTGGCGTGCCGGGCGGCGACCTCCTTGGCGATGACATCCAGACCGGCGCCGCCGATCTTGGTGGTGGTGCCGTGGAAGTAGGTGTCGACGAAGGACTCCTCCAGGCCAACGGCCTCGAAGACCTGCGCGCCACGGTAGGAGGCGACCGTGGAGATGCCCATCTTGGACATCACCTTGAGCACGCCCTTGCCGAGCGCCTTGATCAGGTTCTTGATCGCGGTCTCGGGCTCCATGTCGCCCGGTAGGAAGGTTCCGTCGCGGACCAGGTCCTCGACGGA
This window harbors:
- a CDS encoding glutamate synthase subunit beta — translated: MADPKGFLTTDREVAKTRPVEERVKDWNEVYVPGSLLPIISKQAGRCMDCGIPFCHNGCPLGNLIPEWNDYAYREDWEAASERLHATNNFPEFTGRLCPAPCESACVLGINQPAVTIKNVEVTIIDKAWDSGDVTPQPPERLSGKTVAVIGSGPAGLAAAQQLTRAGHTVAVYERADRIGGLLRYGIPEFKMEKRHINRRIEQMRAEGTKFRTGIEIGRDVNAADLRKRYDAVVIAAGSTTARDLPVPGRELKGVYQAMEYLPLANKVQEGDYITSPVSAEGKHVVVIGGGDTGADCVGTAHRQGAASVTQLEIMPKPGEERAPHQPWPTFPMLYKVTSAHEEGGERVYSVSTTHFEGSAPEEGEAVGNVQWLHMVEVEFVDGKLEQKPGTERKIPAQLVTLAMGFTGIDQDNGLVEQFGLELDARGNVARDAEYATNVDGVFVAGDAGRGQSLIVWAIAEGRSAARGVDRYLTGASTLHAPVKPTDRALAV
- the gltB gene encoding glutamate synthase large subunit, whose amino-acid sequence is MRAASMAAYPAQQGLYDPRNEHDACGVGFVATLTGEASHELVEQALTVLRNLEHRGATGSEPDSGDGAGILLQVPDAFLRETVSFELPNAGAYAVGIAFLPADETEAAKAVSQIETIAAEEQLKVLGWRDVPVAPELLGNGARATMPAFRQLFVSDKHSVSDKHSAGARTGIELDRTAFVLRKRAEREAGVYFPSLSARTIVYKGMLTTGQLEPFFPDLSDRRFATAVALVHSRFSTNTFPSWPLAHPYRFVAHNGEINTVQGNRNWMRARESQLATDLFGGKDLERTFPVCTPGASDSASFDEVLELLHLGGRSLPHSVLMMVPEAWENHDSMDPARRAFYQYHSTMMEPWDGPACVTFTDGVQVGAVLDRNGLRPGRYWVTDDGLVVLGSEVGVLDIDPAKVVRKGRLQPGKMFLVDTAEHRIIEDDEIKAALATEQPYQDWLAAGLTKLADLPEREHIVHTHASVTRRQQTFGYTEEELRVLLAPMAKAGAEPIGSMGTDSPIAALSDRPRLLFDYFTQLFAQVTNPPLDAIREELVTSLHSSLGPQGNLLEPTAASCRSVTLPFPVIDNDELAKLIHINADGDRPGMKASTLSGLYRVSGGGQALADRIAEICAETDAAIAGGARIIVLSDRHSDAEHAPIPSLLLTSAVHHHLIRTKQRTQVGLLVEAGDVREVHHVALLIGYGAAAVNPYLAMESVEDLVRDGTFLPGDMEPETAIKNLIKALGKGVLKVMSKMGISTVASYRGAQVFEAVGLEESFVDTYFHGTTTKIGGAGLDVIAKEVAARHAKAYPVSGIASAHRDLDIGGEYQWRREGEPHLFDPDTVFRLQHSTRSRRYDIFKQYTQRVDEQSERLMTLRGLFQFKEGEREPISIDEVEPVSEIVKRFSTGAMSYGSISKEAHETLAIAMNQLGGKSNTGEGGEDPERLYDPARRSSIKQVASGRFGVTSEYLVNSDDIQIKMAQGAKPGEGGQLPGHKVYPWVAKTRHSTPGVGLISPPPHHDIYSIEDLAQLIHDLKNANPQARIHVKLVSEVGVGTVAAGVSKAHADVVLISGHDGGTGASPLTSLKHAGGPWELGLAETQQTLLLNGLRDRIVVQTDGQLKTGRDVLIAALLGAEEFGFATAPLVVSGCVMMRVCHLDTCPVGIATQNPVLRERYNGKAEFVVNFFEFIAEEVRELLAELGFRTLDEAIGHAELLDTSRAVDHWKAQGLDLAPLLHVPELPEGAVRYQITEQDHGLEKALDNQLIKLAADALAADRVEDAQPVRAQIAIRNINRTVGTMLGHEVTKKFGGAGLPDDTIDITFTGSAGQSFGAFIPRGVTLRLEGDANDYVGKGLSGGRVIVRPDRGADHLAEYSTIAGNTLAYGATGGEMFLRGRVGERFCVRNSGATVVSEGVGDHGCEYMTGGKAVVLGETGRNFAAGMSGGVAYVIDLDADNVNRDLVSAVEPLDADDQRWLHDVVRRHQEETGSTVAGALLADWDTVVTRFKKVLPPTFKAVLAAKDAAERAGLTESETHEKMMEAAING